Proteins encoded within one genomic window of Argiope bruennichi chromosome 7, qqArgBrue1.1, whole genome shotgun sequence:
- the LOC129976251 gene encoding uncharacterized protein LOC129976251 — MLTVQLSDVESVSEDLRKVTIDATPKWKEIQKLKAGPTPQDHRGSLQVGSVSVLSEDSRRLSLFADAESQLTKMLSVDSADMEEEERKDVRPEEVFTDKARAAMVVIGTKDIKEALDRKKAVEIFRRTPEARSAAIFFQQARFLVHQSRYKEAIVLINKALNVDPERKEWLTEKSLCCFKMLQPELALKHVNEVLTLDPKYFQALVLKGEILYSMWDLERAMLCFVEGRRLRPDSTECIQGIHKIRMALDEISAYRDATLNGKRLKTKHKRSKSAKEKRIPLSPNKSTPESATSTSSRHLFSSKFSQLSDRSSCISSYGDEEVNRPRSQRPVTAHVRRRAYKTTLELRMTSTSEAKTTCETASPHSNRSQMSRPMTASVRQSQLSETVSHQPEKSRKTRPMTAIGKRTKSPTKLSVSKDWLESIAYKLEKDASPSRSEKSNSSFKISSGVTDSSESSKEASRTSLSSSVEDISREVDRKPVRKSKSVRNRLAAKLKAEKAKPVSCIGPKITASLEKDRMFLESILKNKGLRRAKTSYTKKTLRIAKDLHKFVAEREEFWKNREGFIRFAKEEDVFIA; from the exons ATGCTTACCGTCCAGCTTTCAGACGTAGAGAGTGTCAGCGAAGACCTTCGTAAAGTGACTATCGACGCAACCCCCAAATggaaagaaattcagaaactGAAAGCGGGGCCGACCCCTCAAGACCACAGGGGGAGTCTCCAGGTGGGCAGCGTGAGTGTTCTCAGTGAAGATAGCAGGAGGTTGAGCCTCTTTGCTGATGCCGAATCCCAGCTGACCAAGATGCTGAGCGTAGACTCTGCCGATATGGAAGAAGAGGAGAGAAAAGATGTCCGGCCTGAGGAGGTGTTCACGGACAAAGCCCGTGCCGCAATGGTGGTCATCGGTACGAAGGACATCAAAGAGGCATTGGATAGAAAGAAAGCTGTCGAAATATTCCGAAGAACTCCTGAAGCCAGAAGCGCAGCAATCTTCTTTCAGCAAGCACGATTTCTTGTACATCAGAGCAGATATAAGGAAGCCATTGTACTTATAAACAAG GCACTCAATGTGGACCCGGAGCGTAAGGAATGGCTGACGGAAAAGAGCCtctgttgctttaaaatgttacaaCCTGAACTTGCTCTGAAGCACGTAAACGAAGTCCTAACCCTGGATCCAAAGTATTTCCAA GCTTTGGTCCTGAAGGGGGAAATCTTGTACTCGATGTGGGATCTGGAGCGGGCTATGTTGTGTTTCGTGGAAGGAAGGCGTCTCCGGCCGGATAGCACAGAATGCATTCAAGGAATCCACAAAATCAGAATGGCTCTCGATGAGATTTCAG CCTATAGAGATGCGACTCTGAATGGTAAACGATTGAAGACGAAACATAAAAGAAGCAAATCA GCTAAAGAGAAGAGAATTCCACTGTCGCCGAACAAATCTACCCCCGAAAGTGCCACGAGTACTTCCAgtagacatttattttcttcgaaattttctcAGCTATCTGACAGATCATCTTGTATATCTTCCTATGGGGATGAAGAGGTAAATCGACCTCGTTCGCAAAGACCAGTCACCGCCCATGTGCGAAGAAGAGCGTACAAAACAACACTGGAACTTAGGATGACG TCCACTTCAGAAGCAAAAACGACTTGTGAGACCGCTAGTCCTCACTCCAACAGGAGCCAAATGTCAAGACCAATGACAGCCTCTGTACGACAGAGCCAGCTTTCGGAAACCGTAAGTCATCAGCCTGAAAAAAGTCGGAAAACAAGACCGATGACAGCTATCGGAAAACGAACCAAGTCGCCCACCAAACTTTCGGTTTCGAAAGACTGGCTGGAGAGTATTGCATACAAACTAGAGAAGGATGCATCACCCTCTCGCTCAGAAAAATCaaattccagttttaaaatatcaa GTGGAGTTACGGACAGCAGTGAGTCCTCAAAAGAAGCTTCTAGGACGAGTCTTTCGAGTTCTGTGGAGGATATTTCAAGAGAAGTGGATCGGAAGCCAGTCCGGAAAAGCAAGTCAGTCAGAAATCGTCTGGCAGCTAAACTGAAAGCAGAGAAGGCGAAGCCAGTGAGTTGCATTGGCCCCAAAATCACGGCTTCCTTAGAGAAAGACAGGATGTTTTTGGAGAGTATATTGAAAAACAAAG GACTAAGAAGAGCTAAGACTTCGTACACGAAGAAGACTCTGAGAATTGCGAAAGATCTACACAAATTTGTGGCAGAACGCGAAGAATTCTGGAAGAATCGAGAAGGCTTCATTCGATTCGCTAAAGAGGAAGACGTGTTCATTGCCTGA